The following coding sequences are from one bacterium SCSIO 12741 window:
- a CDS encoding MarR family transcriptional regulator, producing the protein MEKQEDYPLLADLDPTICLSNKMRKCNRIVANLFRKHLQPFGLSNSQLTLLFVIHKAPEVNQKKLADVLIMEKSTVNRNLQRLLDHNWVAKQSDQTFELTETGKALVEEIIPHWQAAMTEIRAILQEDGESALDLVLKKLTP; encoded by the coding sequence ATGGAAAAGCAAGAAGACTACCCCTTGTTGGCTGATTTGGATCCAACGATTTGTCTTTCCAACAAAATGAGGAAGTGCAACAGAATCGTGGCCAACTTGTTTCGAAAGCATCTTCAGCCCTTTGGTTTAAGCAATAGCCAACTCACCCTTCTCTTTGTCATTCACAAAGCCCCAGAAGTCAACCAGAAGAAGCTGGCGGACGTGTTGATCATGGAAAAGTCGACCGTGAATCGCAACCTGCAGCGATTGCTCGACCATAATTGGGTGGCCAAGCAGAGCGATCAAACCTTTGAACTCACCGAAACCGGAAAGGCCCTGGTGGAAGAGATCATTCCACACTGGCAGGCAGCCATGACAGAAATACGAGCCATATTGCAAGAAGATGGAGAAAGTGCGCTGGATTTGGTTCTAAAAAAGTTGACCCCCTAG
- a CDS encoding alpha/beta hydrolase, translating into MKKRSLKTYLYAVTLSIFTLVNVVAFNQAWHFTHFQPKATKKTKKPEELSTVQKVAVLLTGIENPKPTNDRFPDLPYETITYSSHEHQLSAWIIPHEESSPVVVLFHGYTGKKSDLLDEALEFYKLGYTTVLVDFFGSGNSDGERCTLGYLEAEDVKNTCITLDSLGFPAPILYGQSMGAVAIMRAVAECEVKPQALILESPYHTLRNTVKSRFEIMGAPTFVLPELLVFWGGVQNRFNGFKLNTEEYAISISCPTLILQGTKDHRAGIKTGHIIQQNIQGHSRLVELEAAHQSLLNLQGNRWRNEVDLFLNPLFKTDKTQAQSSHPS; encoded by the coding sequence ATGAAAAAGCGTTCCCTTAAAACCTACCTGTACGCAGTAACCTTATCCATTTTTACGCTGGTGAATGTCGTGGCCTTCAACCAGGCTTGGCACTTTACCCACTTCCAACCCAAGGCCACGAAAAAAACGAAAAAGCCGGAAGAACTATCCACCGTTCAAAAAGTAGCCGTGCTCCTCACTGGAATAGAAAACCCGAAGCCTACGAATGATCGTTTTCCAGATCTTCCGTATGAAACAATCACTTATTCCTCCCACGAGCATCAGTTATCCGCTTGGATTATTCCTCACGAAGAATCTTCACCGGTTGTCGTTCTCTTTCATGGATACACAGGCAAAAAATCAGACCTACTGGACGAAGCTCTGGAGTTCTACAAATTGGGCTATACCACTGTGTTGGTCGACTTTTTTGGTTCGGGTAATTCGGATGGCGAGCGATGCACACTAGGTTATCTGGAGGCTGAGGATGTCAAGAACACGTGCATCACTTTGGATTCCCTGGGTTTTCCCGCTCCCATTCTATACGGTCAATCCATGGGCGCTGTCGCCATTATGAGGGCCGTTGCCGAATGCGAAGTAAAGCCTCAAGCTCTCATTCTGGAAAGTCCCTATCACACCCTTCGCAACACGGTAAAAAGCCGATTTGAAATTATGGGGGCTCCCACATTCGTATTACCCGAGTTATTGGTCTTCTGGGGTGGAGTTCAAAATAGGTTTAATGGATTTAAGTTGAACACGGAGGAATATGCCATATCCATATCCTGCCCCACCTTGATCCTTCAAGGTACCAAAGATCACCGCGCAGGAATAAAAACGGGCCATATCATTCAGCAGAATATTCAAGGCCATTCCCGGCTGGTGGAATTGGAAGCGGCCCATCAATCGCTGCTCAACCTACAGGGTAACCGCTGGAGAAATGAAGTTGATCTCTTTTTGAACCCCCTATTCAAAACTGATAAAACTCAAGCCCAAAGCTCACATCCGTCTTAG
- a CDS encoding succinylglutamate desuccinylase/aspartoacylase family protein, whose translation MNKVIEEPIQELTTQQDRIIGHIQGKKPGPTLLFFGGIHGNEPSGVLALQTVLKELQNSSIEFAGNSYAIAGNLWALQQNVRYDKEDLNRLWTAENIAHIERGDWPMINNDRKELVDIYRLIQSILEQEEGPFYFIDLHTTSSETIPFITINDSLLNRKFTGEFPVPVILGIEEYLDGPLLSYINELGYVAFAFEAGKHEDPVSVERHKAFVYLSMVRAGFLEEKDIDFRHYFELLAGVSVGSRNMYEIFFRYWIQDDEQFTMQPGFVNFQRISKGTLLAQSNGQPIHASYSARVFMPLYQSQGRDGFFAIRPIPALFLKASIYLRKFKFDQFLTWLPGIRWSNDKKDTLIVNKRITRFLAREIFHLLGYRSRRRDRDHWIMSAREAASRDDEYRGSRWMK comes from the coding sequence ATGAATAAAGTGATAGAGGAACCCATTCAGGAATTGACAACACAGCAAGATCGCATCATAGGCCACATACAGGGAAAGAAACCTGGCCCTACCCTACTTTTTTTTGGTGGAATTCACGGCAATGAGCCCAGTGGAGTACTCGCCCTTCAAACGGTGCTCAAAGAGCTCCAAAACTCTTCCATCGAATTTGCAGGAAACAGTTATGCCATAGCTGGAAATCTCTGGGCCCTTCAACAAAATGTTCGATACGACAAAGAAGATCTAAACCGCTTGTGGACGGCAGAAAACATTGCTCACATTGAGCGGGGCGACTGGCCTATGATCAACAATGATCGAAAGGAATTGGTCGATATTTACCGTTTGATTCAATCGATTTTAGAGCAAGAAGAAGGGCCGTTCTACTTCATCGACCTACATACTACATCAAGTGAAACGATCCCCTTCATTACCATTAACGATAGTTTACTCAACCGAAAATTTACCGGAGAGTTTCCCGTACCTGTAATATTGGGAATTGAAGAATACCTGGATGGTCCCCTGTTAAGTTATATCAATGAACTGGGCTATGTAGCCTTTGCCTTTGAAGCTGGGAAACACGAGGACCCGGTATCCGTTGAGCGTCATAAAGCTTTTGTTTACCTCTCGATGGTAAGAGCTGGATTTCTGGAAGAAAAAGATATCGATTTTCGTCACTACTTCGAGCTATTGGCCGGTGTATCGGTTGGATCCCGAAATATGTATGAAATCTTCTTTCGGTATTGGATTCAAGATGACGAGCAGTTTACCATGCAACCTGGATTTGTAAATTTTCAGCGGATCTCTAAAGGCACCCTATTAGCCCAAAGCAATGGTCAACCGATTCATGCCAGTTATTCAGCCCGGGTATTTATGCCCTTGTACCAAAGCCAAGGTCGCGACGGATTTTTTGCCATACGTCCCATACCTGCTTTGTTTTTAAAGGCCTCGATCTACCTGCGTAAATTTAAGTTTGATCAATTCTTGACATGGCTGCCGGGTATTCGGTGGTCCAATGACAAGAAGGACACCCTCATCGTGAATAAACGTATCACCCGATTTCTGGCTCGTGAAATCTTTCACTTATTGGGCTATCGAAGCAGACGAAGAGATCGGGATCATTGGATTATGAGTGCTCGGGAAGCCGCCTCCAGAGATGATGAATACCGAGGTTCCAGATGGATGAAATAG
- a CDS encoding aspartate aminotransferase family protein: MYAYWKKLSQETLRNRVFEGLKQNVNYSEENILGIPASFLDSKVFSQDEFFLKDAPFISTLVQNPNHIGCHTLEASENYFSGTQAIEQELIELCAIDILQAEPNSVDGYVASGGTEANIQALWIYRNYFLRESKADPKEIAILCSTDSHYSMNKGGNLLSLDLIQVQPDDETRLITREGLRAALKSAQAQGKSKFIVVCNMMTTMFGSVDPVDLYVEELEAIGAEFKIHVDGAFGGFYYPFSHESSSLTFAHPHITSFTLDAHKMAQAPYGTGIFLVRKNHMNYANTQASYVHGDDCTLIGSRSGANAIAVWMILMKNGPFGWKEKIFLLQKRTEWMSKQLDELQVSYYRNPYSNIITIRQEYVPADIAHKFGLVPDNHADPKWFKIVIMEHVTIEKLIPLVEDLKTILPVPS; encoded by the coding sequence ATGTACGCTTATTGGAAGAAACTGTCTCAGGAAACATTGAGAAACAGAGTGTTTGAAGGATTAAAGCAAAACGTAAATTACAGCGAGGAAAACATTTTGGGAATCCCCGCTTCCTTTTTGGATAGTAAGGTCTTCTCCCAAGATGAATTCTTTTTGAAGGACGCCCCTTTTATCTCCACCCTGGTTCAAAATCCCAACCACATCGGCTGCCACACTCTGGAGGCCTCCGAAAACTACTTTAGCGGTACTCAGGCCATCGAACAAGAACTGATTGAATTATGTGCAATCGATATTCTTCAGGCCGAGCCCAACTCAGTAGACGGTTATGTAGCATCAGGAGGAACAGAAGCCAACATTCAGGCTCTTTGGATTTACCGCAACTACTTTTTAAGAGAATCCAAGGCCGACCCCAAGGAAATTGCCATTCTGTGCAGTACCGATAGTCACTATTCGATGAACAAAGGGGGCAACTTGCTTTCACTGGATTTAATTCAGGTACAACCCGATGATGAAACTCGTCTCATTACCCGTGAAGGATTAAGAGCTGCTTTGAAGAGTGCCCAAGCTCAAGGGAAATCAAAGTTTATCGTAGTTTGCAATATGATGACTACCATGTTTGGATCCGTTGACCCAGTGGACCTTTATGTGGAAGAGTTAGAAGCCATTGGAGCAGAATTCAAAATACATGTTGACGGAGCTTTCGGCGGGTTTTACTATCCTTTTTCCCACGAAAGCTCTTCGTTAACCTTTGCGCATCCCCACATCACCTCCTTTACCCTCGATGCCCACAAAATGGCTCAGGCACCTTATGGCACAGGGATATTCCTCGTTCGGAAAAACCATATGAATTATGCCAACACCCAAGCCAGTTATGTGCATGGGGATGATTGCACCCTCATCGGAAGTAGATCCGGTGCCAATGCCATTGCAGTATGGATGATTTTGATGAAAAATGGGCCCTTTGGCTGGAAGGAAAAAATATTCCTCCTTCAAAAAAGAACAGAGTGGATGTCCAAGCAACTGGATGAACTCCAGGTTTCGTACTACCGTAACCCCTACTCCAATATCATCACCATACGTCAGGAATATGTGCCTGCTGATATTGCTCACAAATTTGGGTTAGTACCTGATAATCATGCCGACCCAAAATGGTTTAAGATTGTGATTATGGAACATGTCACCATTGAAAAACTCATTCCATTGGTAGAAGATTTGAAGACCATATTACCCGTCCCTTCTTAA
- a CDS encoding DUF3052 domain-containing protein yields MPGTTPLYRKLGIKPNMVLQLLNAPKEYWLFFEDVPEGIAQEDEDAPGLFEMVHLFCQTEAELLQWGKVGMDRITKHGMLWVSWPKKTSTLFQGLNPNQVRGHLRGLGLIDVKVCALTEDWTAVKFMYRKENR; encoded by the coding sequence ATGCCAGGCACCACTCCTCTCTACCGCAAATTGGGCATTAAACCCAATATGGTTCTGCAACTGCTTAATGCCCCGAAGGAGTACTGGCTCTTTTTTGAGGATGTACCCGAAGGAATTGCTCAGGAAGATGAGGATGCCCCAGGCCTATTTGAAATGGTTCACTTGTTCTGCCAAACTGAAGCTGAATTGCTCCAATGGGGAAAAGTTGGTATGGATAGAATCACCAAGCATGGAATGCTTTGGGTAAGTTGGCCCAAGAAAACATCAACCCTGTTTCAAGGCCTCAATCCAAATCAGGTTAGGGGACATTTAAGGGGCCTAGGGTTAATCGATGTTAAAGTTTGCGCTTTAACCGAAGATTGGACGGCTGTAAAGTTCATGTACCGCAAAGAAAACCGATAA
- the lgt gene encoding prolipoprotein diacylglyceryl transferase encodes MIINSIHWNLDPELINLFGISIRYYGLFFASGIILCLYLLGKLFKAEGIPAGNLDKLAIYGILGVILGARLGHCLFYEASYYLSHPIEMLLPIRFTPDGAIQFTGYRGLASHGGVLGVLIALYIYSRKTKHAMIDALDLIAVTAGFTLGFIRLGNFMNSEIIGMPTNLPWGVVFERIDEIPRHPAQLYEAFSYLLIGTLMLMLYTKKRDKLKNGFLFGLTTVLFFTARFLIEFVKENQVGFEQNLTFNMGQLLSLPYIAIGVGFMIYGLWKTNKSQSSSEKTI; translated from the coding sequence ATGATAATCAACTCTATTCATTGGAACCTTGACCCTGAATTGATCAACCTTTTCGGGATTTCCATCCGTTATTATGGATTGTTTTTTGCCAGTGGAATCATTCTCTGTCTTTATCTATTGGGCAAGCTATTCAAGGCCGAGGGTATTCCCGCCGGGAATTTGGATAAACTGGCCATCTATGGCATTTTAGGAGTTATCCTAGGAGCACGACTGGGGCATTGTTTGTTCTACGAAGCATCCTATTATTTATCCCATCCAATTGAAATGCTCCTTCCTATTCGATTCACTCCGGATGGAGCCATCCAATTTACCGGCTATCGCGGACTGGCCAGTCACGGTGGTGTATTAGGTGTATTAATTGCTCTTTACATCTATTCCCGAAAGACCAAACATGCCATGATCGACGCCCTCGATCTGATTGCGGTGACGGCAGGATTCACCCTGGGCTTTATTCGCCTTGGAAACTTTATGAATTCTGAAATTATAGGTATGCCTACTAACCTGCCTTGGGGTGTTGTTTTTGAGCGAATAGACGAAATACCCAGACACCCAGCCCAGTTATACGAGGCCTTTTCTTACCTGCTCATCGGTACTTTAATGCTGATGCTGTACACTAAAAAACGGGATAAACTTAAAAATGGCTTTCTATTTGGACTAACCACCGTCCTGTTTTTCACCGCCCGATTCCTGATCGAATTCGTAAAAGAAAATCAAGTTGGATTCGAGCAAAACCTCACCTTCAATATGGGTCAATTGCTTAGCCTCCCCTACATCGCAATAGGCGTTGGATTTATGATCTACGGGTTATGGAAAACCAACAAGAGCCAATCCTCTTCAGAAAAAACGATTTAA
- the bla gene encoding subclass B1 metallo-beta-lactamase, giving the protein MKYPFIALVASLLLFASCSNSEPEASAPVLPEPLPNSFQSDYLIIEPLSENCWLHTSYIDLENIGPFPCNGLIYIHEEEALVFDTPLDDSAAVQLIRWVETARKAQIKHVVATHHHEDCLGSLDVFHQAGIPSYGHVKCLALAEKDSATPPQLGIGKQHFLVIGGDSVEIRFPGEGHSIDNLVGWVPSQKVLFGGCLVKSDEASKGYLGDANLDTWSNTIKWVKKEFPEAEIVVPGHGEPGGPKLLDYTASLFQQDTLSLDDRWGPEATSDRTVMDFGTFTVKLEGKFEKAPYTFKDTVELWEDVGWYITSRRLWAESNDPNDRFEFRALVRHSLIEQYQYIPGDYPSTKEYYAWEKNRVKWEGFSDYAFMKDSLPGVWVIPYINCIPYKGRDHGPFSLALKEQKNLRDTFVHYSDEGGMNTSTFVYKEKPCYYQIPYSILKVTRIQGDIREHKYIRVVHSYGC; this is encoded by the coding sequence ATGAAGTACCCTTTTATTGCGCTCGTTGCGAGCCTTTTGTTATTTGCATCCTGTTCCAACTCCGAACCTGAGGCATCCGCACCGGTTCTGCCAGAACCTTTACCCAATTCTTTCCAAAGCGATTATCTCATCATTGAGCCTTTATCGGAAAACTGCTGGTTGCATACCTCGTACATCGACCTGGAGAATATAGGTCCCTTTCCTTGTAATGGCCTGATCTACATCCATGAGGAAGAAGCCCTTGTTTTTGATACGCCTTTGGATGATTCAGCTGCCGTTCAACTAATTAGGTGGGTTGAGACTGCCCGGAAGGCTCAAATTAAACACGTAGTCGCTACGCATCACCATGAAGACTGTTTGGGAAGTTTAGACGTTTTCCATCAAGCAGGCATTCCGTCATACGGACATGTAAAATGCCTGGCACTGGCCGAAAAGGATAGCGCTACTCCACCTCAACTCGGAATCGGGAAACAACACTTTTTAGTCATAGGAGGAGATTCCGTTGAAATTCGCTTTCCTGGTGAAGGACATTCCATAGACAATTTGGTGGGCTGGGTTCCCTCTCAGAAAGTTCTATTTGGCGGCTGTTTGGTAAAATCGGATGAAGCTTCAAAAGGCTATCTCGGCGATGCCAATCTCGATACTTGGTCAAACACCATTAAATGGGTGAAAAAGGAATTTCCGGAAGCCGAAATCGTGGTTCCTGGCCACGGCGAACCAGGCGGGCCAAAGCTACTGGACTATACCGCAAGCCTCTTTCAACAGGATACCTTGTCCTTAGACGACCGATGGGGCCCCGAGGCCACAAGTGACAGAACCGTTATGGATTTTGGAACATTTACGGTGAAACTCGAAGGAAAATTCGAAAAAGCGCCTTACACATTTAAAGACACGGTTGAGCTGTGGGAAGATGTGGGCTGGTACATTACCTCCCGCCGCCTGTGGGCTGAATCGAACGATCCGAATGACCGATTTGAATTTAGAGCACTGGTTCGTCATTCTCTTATTGAGCAGTATCAATACATTCCTGGAGACTACCCATCAACTAAGGAATACTATGCCTGGGAGAAAAACCGGGTAAAATGGGAAGGGTTCTCTGACTATGCTTTTATGAAAGATAGCTTACCAGGCGTGTGGGTTATTCCTTACATCAATTGCATTCCGTACAAGGGCAGAGATCACGGCCCCTTTAGCCTTGCACTCAAGGAACAGAAAAACCTGAGAGACACCTTTGTTCACTATAGCGACGAAGGAGGAATGAATACCTCAACCTTTGTCTACAAGGAGAAACCCTGTTACTACCAGATTCCCTACTCGATTCTTAAGGTAACCCGAATCCAAGGCGACATCCGAGAGCATAAGTACATCCGGGTTGTGCACAGTTACGGATGCTAA